Genomic window (Croceicoccus sp. Ery15):
TTGACGGGTGCGCTCAGGCGCTGGTCGCTTTCTTCCTCGCGCAGCGCCTCGATCTGGCGGGCAAGGTCGGTGCCCTTGTCGGTCACGATGCGTTCCAGCACGCGGACCCGCTCTTCCAGTTGCGCGGTGTGCTGCGCATATTGGGCGGCTTTTTCGGCGGTGGCCTTCACTTGCAATTCGGCCATCTTGGTCTGGTGCTTGGTCCACATCCACAGCCCGCCCAGAAGGAACGGGGCCAGAGGGATCAGCAGGGCAAGTTCGTCTTCCATTGTCTATAGTCCCCTGTTTGTCGCGTCTCAGCGCAGCTTCTCGATCTCGTTCGAAAGCTGGCGATTGCCGCTGACGTAATATTCCTCGACATGCGCAAGTCGGCGGTCGATATCGCGGAACCTGGCCTTTACCTCGCGGGCGGTGCGGGCGGGCGACTGGCGGACACCCTGCCAGAACTGCTGCTCCTGCCGGTCGGTATAAAGATGGGCTGGCTTCTTCGGCGCCATGAAACCCAGTGCGATATAGATGAAGAACGGCCAGCCCATGGTGATGGTGGCGATCAGAAATCCAAGGCGGATCCAGATCGCGTCGATGCCGGTGTAATCGGCAAGGCCCGCAGACACGCCCAGGAACTTGCCGTTCACCTTGTCACGGTAAAAACGGGTGCGTTCGGTGCTGCTCATTGTGCGTTCCTTTCCTTCATCATGCGTTCCAGCTCGGCCAGCTTCAGATTGTCGGATTCCTGGTCCGCGATCAGCCGGGGCTTGGAAAATTCGTCATTGTCTGCGGCGACCAGTCGCTCGACTGTGTCCATCCTCTCGTCGAGGCGGCGGGCAAGACGATAAAGCTCGTCGAGCATCTCCTCGTCACCCTGCGTCAGGGTGGGGGCAGTCTTCCACTTGGTCACATAGTGAAAGATCATGCCCGGCAAGACGACGAAGATGCAGATAATTGCAAGAAAGCCTTCCACGGGATCAATCCTCCTTCTTCGCGGTCGGGTTGCCCATGGCGCGCTTCAGCGCTTCCAGTTCCTCGTCGACCTTGTCGACGGCGGACAGCCCCTCGATCTGTTCGGCAAGCGTCGGCTCGCCCTTCATGGCAATTCCCAGCGCATCGGCCTGCCCCTCGGCATAATCGACGCGGCGCTCCAGCATTTCAAAGCGGGCCAGCGCCTCGTCCACGCGCTCGGTAGTCATCAGCTTGCGCAGGCGGACGCGGTTTTCCGCGCTTTCCAGGCGGGCCGCGATCATCGACTGGCGGCTACGCGCCTCGCGCAGGCGCTGCTGCAGCTTGGCGATGTCTTCCTCATTGGCGCGCAGGCTCTGTTCCAGCACGTCCATTTCGTCGGCCAGCTGCTTGGCCAGATCGGTCGCCTTGCGCTTTTCCAGCAGAGCGGCGCGGGCCAGATCCTCGCGGTCCTTGGACAGGGCCAGCTGCGCCTTGTCGGCCCAGTCGGCCTGCAACCGCTCCAGCTTCACCGCGTGACGCTGCATTTCCTTCTGGTCGGCGATGGTGCGGGCGGCGCCTGCACGAACTTCGACCAGCGTTTCCTCCATCTCGACGATGATCATGCGGATCATCTTTTCGGGATCGTCGGCCTTCTCGATCATATCCGAGAAGTTGGCGGCAATGATGTCACGGGTGCGTGAAAATATTCCCATCAATTGGGCTCCGTTCTGCCTCAGGCTGTTGCCGCCGCGAAAGCGGATCGGCTCTTCATCGTCATAGTCGCGCTGGCGGCGCGGTTCACCCCGGTCGCGATCCGATTTCAGGCGGGCGACCTCGCGCTCGAAGCGCGACGCGGCCTTCCGGTCGATTGATGGCCGATCGATCGATAACCGGTCTCCGGTTTCCCCGTCGTCGGTCCACGGCGTATCGGCCAGCTTGCGGGCATCGTCATCGGCCTGCATCTTGCCCGTTTCGGGTGAAAGCTTGTTCTTGTCGTCCATAGCGTCCTCTTCAGGGATATCTGCTTCAGGCCAGCACGTAACCGAAAGCCGCAGGGGCCTTGGCCGGCGTTACCAGCTTGATGTCGCAGACCGGCGGAAGCGAGCAGGTCATGTCACGCACCGCATAGGCGCTGAGCGAAAGCATCGCGATCGCAGCGAGAATGCTGGTGGCAACTGGACCGATCGGGCCGGATTGGCGAAAACTAAACATGATGTCCCCACATCTTCGAACTATGCCAGATACTATGCAGGGAGCGTGCCAACTCGATATAAGTGTTATATTACAATTACTTGTGAGATCGCTGTGGCGACAGGCGTCGAAAATATTGCCAAGAGTTGGGAAAATGCGCTAACTTCTGGTCAATGGATCGGGGAAAGCAGTTTGTCGGCCAGTCACAGGCCATTCTCGACGCGGTCGAACGGGCCAGTCGCGCCGCTGCATTGTCGCGCCCCGTCCTTGTAATCGGTGAGCGCGGCACTGGCAAAGAGCTGATCGCCGAACGACTTCACCATCTGTCCGACCGCTGGGGCGAACCGCTGGTCGTCATGAACTGCGCCGCATTGCCCGAGACTTTGATCGAAGCCGAATTGTTCGGGCACGAGGCGGGGGCCTTTACCGGCGCATCCAAGGCGCGGGCAGGGCGGTTCGAGGAAGCCGATGGCGGCACATTGTTTCTGGACGAGCTGGGCACATTATCGATGGCGGCGCAGGAACGCCTGTTGCGCGCGGTCGAATATGGCGAGGTTACGCGCATCGGCGCATCGCGCCCCACGACGGTCGATGTGCGCATCGTGGCCGCCACGAACGAGGATCTGCCGACATTGGCCGAACGCGGCGAATTCCGCGCCGACTTGCTCGACCGGCTGAGTTTCGAGGTGATCACCCTGCCGCCCCTGCGTGCGCGTGAGGGCGATGTCGTGGTGATCGCCGATTTCTTCGGACGGCGCATGGCGGCCGAATTGCTGTGGGACGACTGGCCGGGCTTTTCCGACAGCGTGATGGAGCAGCTGGAAGCCTACCCGTGGCCCGGCAATGTGCGCGAATTGCGCAATGTGATCGAACGTGCGGTCTATCGCTGGGACGACTGGAAGACGCCCGTCGGCTCGGTGGTGTTCGATCCCTTCGCCTCGCCATGGGCGCCAAGGGCGTCGCAGCGCGCAGCGACCGGCAGAAGCGATCCCTTGCCGCCGGTCGAATTGAAACCGGTGTTCGACTTTGCCGCCGTTACCGATTTGCGCGCGGCGGTCGACGGGCACGAACGGGCCATCGTCGAATCCGCGCTCGACCGGCATCGCTGGAACCAGCGCCGCGCGGCCGAAGCCCTGGGGCTCAGCTATGACCAGTTGCGCCATTGCATCCGCAAGCACGGGCTGAACGAGGCGGATGCCGAAGGCGGGAAGGCGGCCTGAACGCGCAAACTGCCGGTCGATCCGGCTTGCTTTTTGCGCATCGCGCGCCTATCTGACGACTCATCCCGACATTGTCGCGCACAAAGCCGGGCCGGCACCGCAAGGTTCCGGCGCGCTTTTTCGTATTCGCGGCATAGAGGTCCAACAAGGAATGGCATGACCGATATCGCGCGTCTCACCGATCTGATCGAACAGGAAGTCAAAGCTTCCGGCTTCGAACTCGTGCGCGTGAAACTGTTCGGTTCGGATGACGAGCGGACCTTGCAGATCATGGCCGAGAACCCCGAAACGGGTCAGCTGGTCATCGACCAGTGCATGGCGATCTCGCGCAGGGTGTCTGATGCGATCGACGCGCGCGAGGAAGCGGGCGACGAGCTGATCGAGGGCGCATACCGGCTGGAGGTTTCCTCTCCCGGTATCGACCGCCCGCTGACCCGAGCCAAGGATTTCGCGAACTGGATCGGGCACGAGGCGCGGATTACCCTGTCCAAGGATGCCGAGGCTCCCGCAGGGAACAAGCGCACGTTTCAGGGCGATCTGGCCGCGTTCGATGACGGGATGGTCACGGTCGAGGATAAGAAGCTGGGCACGGTGACGATGCCGCTGGCCGATATTCACTCGGCCAAGCTGATGCTGACCGACCGGCTGATCAAGTCGACCGTCCCGCTGGACACCACCGGCGCGGACGAGGTGGAAGAAGTCGAGGATATGTCGGAAGAGGACGCAGAGTAGGACTCGCGCTTTCGACGGCAAACCATTATGCGGCGGGCCACCAATGGGGCCTTTGCCGGAATTGAACAGGGAAGACGATTAACATGGCGAATGCGATTTCGGCGAACCGCGCAGAGCTTCTGGCGATTGCCAATGCGGTGGCCAGCGAAAAGATGATCGACAAGTCCATCGTGATCGAAGCGATGGAAGAAGCGATCCAGAAGAGCGCGCGCAACCGCTATGGCGCCGAGAATGACATTCGCGCCAAGCTGGACCCGCAAACCGGCGACCTTCGCCTGTGGCGCGTCGTGGAAGTCGTCGAAGAGGTCGAGGACTATTTCAAGCAGGTTTCGGTCGAGCAGGCGCAGAAGCTGCAGGATGGCGCGCAGGTCGGTGACTTCATCGTCGATCCGCTGCCGCCCGTCGATCTGGGCCGCATCGACGCGCAGTCGGCAAAGCAGGTGATCTTCCAGAAGGTCCGCGATGCCGAGCGCGAACGCCAGTACGAGGAATTCAAGGACCGCGCGAGCGAAGTGATCACCGGCGTGATCAAGTCGGTCGAATTCGGCCATGTGATCGTAAACCTCGGCCGCGCCGAAGGCATTATCCGCCGCGACCAGCAGATCCCGCGCGAAGTCGCCCGCGTGGGCGAACGCGTCCGTGCCCTGATCATGAAGGTCGAGCGGTCGAACCGCGGCCCGCAGATTTTCCTGAGCCGCGCGCACCCCGAATTCATGAAGAAGCTGTTCGCGCAGGAAGTGCCCGAAATTTACGACGGCATCATCCAGATCAAGGCCGCCGCCCGTGATCCGGGTTCGCGCGCGAAGATCGGCGTGATCAGCCATGACAGCAGCATCGACCCCGTCGGCGCCTGCGTCGGCATGAAGGGCAGCCGCGTTCAGGCCGTCGTGCAGGAACTGCAGGGCGAGAAGATCGACATCATCCCGTGGAGCGAGGACACCGC
Coding sequences:
- the pspC gene encoding envelope stress response membrane protein PspC; translated protein: MSSTERTRFYRDKVNGKFLGVSAGLADYTGIDAIWIRLGFLIATITMGWPFFIYIALGFMAPKKPAHLYTDRQEQQFWQGVRQSPARTAREVKARFRDIDRRLAHVEEYYVSGNRQLSNEIEKLR
- the pspB gene encoding envelope stress response membrane protein PspB is translated as MEGFLAIICIFVVLPGMIFHYVTKWKTAPTLTQGDEEMLDELYRLARRLDERMDTVERLVAADNDEFSKPRLIADQESDNLKLAELERMMKERNAQ
- the pspA gene encoding phage shock protein PspA: MDDKNKLSPETGKMQADDDARKLADTPWTDDGETGDRLSIDRPSIDRKAASRFEREVARLKSDRDRGEPRRQRDYDDEEPIRFRGGNSLRQNGAQLMGIFSRTRDIIAANFSDMIEKADDPEKMIRMIIVEMEETLVEVRAGAARTIADQKEMQRHAVKLERLQADWADKAQLALSKDREDLARAALLEKRKATDLAKQLADEMDVLEQSLRANEEDIAKLQQRLREARSRQSMIAARLESAENRVRLRKLMTTERVDEALARFEMLERRVDYAEGQADALGIAMKGEPTLAEQIEGLSAVDKVDEELEALKRAMGNPTAKKED
- the pspF gene encoding phage shock protein operon transcriptional activator — protein: MDRGKQFVGQSQAILDAVERASRAAALSRPVLVIGERGTGKELIAERLHHLSDRWGEPLVVMNCAALPETLIEAELFGHEAGAFTGASKARAGRFEEADGGTLFLDELGTLSMAAQERLLRAVEYGEVTRIGASRPTTVDVRIVAATNEDLPTLAERGEFRADLLDRLSFEVITLPPLRAREGDVVVIADFFGRRMAAELLWDDWPGFSDSVMEQLEAYPWPGNVRELRNVIERAVYRWDDWKTPVGSVVFDPFASPWAPRASQRAATGRSDPLPPVELKPVFDFAAVTDLRAAVDGHERAIVESALDRHRWNQRRAAEALGLSYDQLRHCIRKHGLNEADAEGGKAA
- the rimP gene encoding ribosome maturation protein RimP — protein: MTDIARLTDLIEQEVKASGFELVRVKLFGSDDERTLQIMAENPETGQLVIDQCMAISRRVSDAIDAREEAGDELIEGAYRLEVSSPGIDRPLTRAKDFANWIGHEARITLSKDAEAPAGNKRTFQGDLAAFDDGMVTVEDKKLGTVTMPLADIHSAKLMLTDRLIKSTVPLDTTGADEVEEVEDMSEEDAE
- the nusA gene encoding transcription termination factor NusA; its protein translation is MANAISANRAELLAIANAVASEKMIDKSIVIEAMEEAIQKSARNRYGAENDIRAKLDPQTGDLRLWRVVEVVEEVEDYFKQVSVEQAQKLQDGAQVGDFIVDPLPPVDLGRIDAQSAKQVIFQKVRDAERERQYEEFKDRASEVITGVIKSVEFGHVIVNLGRAEGIIRRDQQIPREVARVGERVRALIMKVERSNRGPQIFLSRAHPEFMKKLFAQEVPEIYDGIIQIKAAARDPGSRAKIGVISHDSSIDPVGACVGMKGSRVQAVVQELQGEKIDIIPWSEDTATFVVNALQPATVSRVVIDEEEGRIEVVVPDDQLSLAIGRRGQNVRLASQLTESQIDIMTEAESSEKRSKEFAERSKMFEEELDVDETLSQLLVAEGFTELEEVAYVERDELAAIEGFDEDLAEELQSRAVEALERREETFRTARREMGVEDALAEIPHLSEEMLVVLGNAGILTLDDLADLATDELIAKRREGPRRRGGPDKGPPMKRDRRPEDKGGVLGAYGLTEEQGNEIIMAARAHWFEDEVEAVSAPATDENTQEAADADSEQ